GGGAGAGGCCGAGGCTTGCCCTGTCCAGGTCGTGCCAGAGGCCGTCGCCGCCCAGGAAGCGGCCCTGGTCCCCGGCCTGGGGGGCGGGCACTGCCCCGGCGGCCCCGGCCTGCCCGGCCGTGGCCCCGGTCATGGCGTCCAGGGAGAGTCCCAGACGCTCCGCGCCGCCCGGGTCCAGCACGGCGGCGGCCAGGGGGGCCTGCGCCTCCAGGGCCAGGGAGAGCACCTTGGGGGCAGCGTCTGCGGGGCTCACGCGCACCCCGCCCGCAGCGGACAAGGCCTGTTCCAGCACCGCCTGGGCATTGGCGGACGCCGCCTGGGCCTGCACCAGGGAGGACTGGGCCGCCTCGCGGGATGCCTGGGCGTTGGCGGCATGGCTCCGGCAGCGCTCCAGGGCGCTGAACTGCCCGTGCTGGCCAGGCCCCTCCGGGGTGGAGACGGCCACCCTGGCCACCAGGGGCGCGCCACGCCGCAGCACCATGCGACGCACCTGGGCGCTCACCGCGTCACCTGCGGGGAGACGTTCACCTTGCCCTCCACGAGGCGCTGCACGCTGCCGTCCGGGGCGGTGACCTCGCAGTCCCAGACTCCGTAGGATTTCGTGAGCCCCCCGCTCTGGTGGGCGTCCAGGATCAGGCCCACCACGCCCGTGGACGGGTCGTCGAGCGCGGCCGCGAACACGGCGGCGGGCTCGGGGTCGTCGTGACGGCGCCGGATCTGGGCCTGGACGGTGTAGCCCGTGAGGTCCATGGGCTTGCCGGCGTCGTCCTGGCATTCGATGTCCAGGGCCAGGGTGGCCCCCTGGTCGATCTTGAGGTCGTAGCGATAAGCCATGGTTTACTCCTGGGGGGGCTGGGGCCAGGTCTTGTCCGCGCTCCAGTCCTGAGGGTGGTCGCGCAGGGCCTGGCGGTAGGCGGTCCAGGCGGCGCGGGTTTCGGGGGCCAGGGGCACGTCGGGCAGCTGGGTCCAGTCGCAGGCGGCGAGCTTCCGGTCGCGCTCTCGGCGCACCCGGGCCAGGCGCAGGGCCATGTCCTCGGTCCAGGCCTGGCCGTCCCAGACGTGGCAGTCCGAGGGCGGGGTCTGGTCCGTGAGGTCCTCGGGGAGCGGCCCGAGGCGGGTCCAGAGGCTCCGGGCGCGGGTGGACTTGTCGTAGACCGGGAGGCCCCGGCGGTCCTCCACCAGGGACCATGCCTGGCCGTCGAACACGGCGGCGTGGCCCGGAGGGGCCTCGGGGGGGGCGGCCTCGGTGGAGCGCGCGGGGCGCAGGTGGTTGGGACGCCCGTTCACGAAGGGACGCGCCGGGGACAGGGCCGGGGACACGGGGCCGGTGTAGAGCCCCGATTCGTCGTAGCGGTAGAGGATCACGGTCATCTCCATTTGATGGCCCAGAGCACGGCCACGTTGAAGGGCCGGGTCTCCCAGGGCGAGATCTGGGCGAGGTGCCAGCCGGAGCCCTGGCCGGCGGGGTAGAACATGCCGCCCTCGGCGGACGAGAGCAGCCCGGCGGTGGACTGCGCCGTGCCGCTGACGACCGTGGGGATTCCGAAGCCGCCGTTTTCCGTGCCCACGCCCCAGCCCGCGCCGCCTGTGAACAGCGGGTGGGCGTGGTCCAGGGTGGCGCTGTTCTGGGTGGAGCCCACGGCGTCGCCGCCGGAGCGCCGGGCCACGTCGGGGTCGTGACCCGCGCCGTTGTCGAAGCCGCGCAGGAAGCGGCCTCGCAGGTCGGGAAGTCGGAAGAAACCAGGGTCCGCCAGGCCGAAGGCGTCGCCGATGGCGGCGTGGAGCGCGGCGTAGTCGGCCAGGGGCAGTTGCGCGCCGTCGCATTCGAGCCAGTTGGCGTCCTCGGACAGGGACTCCATGCCGAAGGCGGCGATCATGCCCACGGGCAGGTCGGCCCCGGCGTCCGGGATCTGGGCGGCCTTGATGCGCCCGGCGGCGTCCAGGCGGGGCACGCCGCTGGGCTGGTCGTACTCGGACTGGCTGATCTTGAGGGCCGTGGCGGCCTGGACCTGGTTGAGGCCCGCGAAGGCCCCCGTGAGGTCGGCGTCCAGGTCCAGGACAGCCTGCTTGACGGAATCCCCCGAGGGGGACGCGTCGATGATGGTTGATCGCGTGAAGGCCATCGTCTCTCCTTGCCAGGGTCGGCGGGATTATCCCCAGGCGCGGAGAAAAAAATACCCACATAGCGCTATGTGGGTAAAAAGCTGAAAAATTGTGCGCGGCGGCTTGAAGGCGGTCGGATCAGGCCTCGGGGTCCAGGGTGAGGCGGCGGTAGCAGGCGGCCTGGAGGCAGGCCACGAAAACGGCCTGGGCGGGCAGGCCCACCAGGAGGGTCAGGAGTTCGAGCAGCCCCTGGGGGCCGTGCGGGAAGGCCATGCCCACCAGCCACCCCGCGAAGAGGCTCACGCCCACGGTGAAGCCCCCGGCGCAGAGATTGAGGCGCGCCAGGGCCAGGCCATGACCCCGGCCCATGGCCGTGGCCAGGGACCACGGCGCGCGCCGTCCCAGGGACACACCGGGCAGGTAGAGGAGCACGCGCCGGGCCATGAGCGCCTGTACGGCGAAGAACGGCAGCAACAACGAAACCACGGCCTCCAGGGAGGCCACGGGGCCGGACCGGGCAGGGGCCAGCCCCGGGGCCAGGTCCAAGGCCAGGTCAAGGGCCTGGCCCATGGCCCTGGCCAGAACCTGTCCTGCGACCCACGCCGGGACCGAGGCCAGCGTCAGAAGGACCATGGCCCACAGGCAGCTCCGCACGCGCCCCTCCGGGGCCGGAAGGCCTTCGCGGTCGGGCGGCAGGAGCATCAGGCGGTGCGCCCGCACCCAGAACCTCGCCAGCAGCCCCCCCATGATGGCCCAGATGAAGAGCGTGAGCGCCACGGCCCATGGTCCCGAGGCCCCGGCGAGCACTCCCAGCCCCATGAGCAGGAGCCCCACGGCGGGCATGGACGCGCTCCAGGCCAGCAGGGTCCAGCAATGCCCGGACGCCAGGGCCAGGGCCTCGCCCAGCACGCGGCCCGCGGGCAGACCTCGCCCGGACTCCAGGCCCTCGGGGAAGCGGGAGCCCACGGCGCGCTCAGTCCTCGTCGGATTCTTGAGGCTCGGGTTCGGGCCTGGGGCCGCCGGGGACCAGCAGGCCGTACATCCGGGACCCGGCCACGCACGAGACCACCAGCGTGAGCAGCCCCAGCAGGAAGCTGCCCGCCACGTACCACACGCTGCCCGAGAAGGCCTGCCAGCGCTCGCCCCCCAGGCCCGCGTGGGTGAGCGCGTTCAGGCACAGCTCCGGGGTCCAGACCAGGGCGGCCACGGCCAGAATGCGCCAGCGGGCCCGCCGGGCCCCCAGGGGGATGCCCTCGGCCGGAAAGAGCCTGCCCGGGCCGCCAAGGGCCACGTCCGGGAAGAGCAGCAGCAGCCGGGGGGCCAGCCAGGCGTAGA
The window above is part of the Fundidesulfovibrio magnetotacticus genome. Proteins encoded here:
- a CDS encoding phage tail protein, coding for MAFTRSTIIDASPSGDSVKQAVLDLDADLTGAFAGLNQVQAATALKISQSEYDQPSGVPRLDAAGRIKAAQIPDAGADLPVGMIAAFGMESLSEDANWLECDGAQLPLADYAALHAAIGDAFGLADPGFFRLPDLRGRFLRGFDNGAGHDPDVARRSGGDAVGSTQNSATLDHAHPLFTGGAGWGVGTENGGFGIPTVVSGTAQSTAGLLSSAEGGMFYPAGQGSGWHLAQISPWETRPFNVAVLWAIKWR
- a CDS encoding tail fiber assembly protein; this encodes MILYRYDESGLYTGPVSPALSPARPFVNGRPNHLRPARSTEAAPPEAPPGHAAVFDGQAWSLVEDRRGLPVYDKSTRARSLWTRLGPLPEDLTDQTPPSDCHVWDGQAWTEDMALRLARVRRERDRKLAACDWTQLPDVPLAPETRAAWTAYRQALRDHPQDWSADKTWPQPPQE